A region of the Lycium barbarum isolate Lr01 chromosome 1, ASM1917538v2, whole genome shotgun sequence genome:
aatgacaaaacTGTTCCCTTAtgttaagtttgtcaaaagttaaCCCTTTTAGTCTCCGTAAGGTACTTACCGAACTCTGTCCGGTAGATTTGACGGAAacagtggaaaaaaaaaactataaacaccaagaaattcccctcaaatcctaaaatatgcaaGACAAAAAACTAGTTGCACCAGACTCTCAAAATAAATTAACATGGCAGAAACGACAAAATAGTTCCTCTAAATGTGAGTTGCcgcttattttctttttcttttttcatagtTTCCGTCATATCTACCAGACAATGTTAGTTAATATTTGACGAAGACTAAAAGTGTTacgttttgacaaacttaaaggatcaAAACAATTAAAGTGCATAGGGACTatttgaacctaccctcaaacatgacagaccatttttgtcattttctctaaGAAAAAATGTAATTTGAGCTGAAAAATGAACTCGTATTGATTTATGTACTCACCCTGTTGtgtttattttccttttcttcatcCTTTTCTCTGTTTTCTAGCTTGATGCCGCAGTCAATGTCCTCGATCACAAGAATTGAACGGCCAGACATGCCGAGTAGCAACGACCTTAGATTCGAATTGCTACGAACTTCCGTAAGATCCAAATCATAGATATCATAGTTCAGATGATTCGCCATAGCACCAATCAAGCTTGATTTACCAGTTCCAGGAGGGCCATAGAGCAAGTAGCCTCGTTTCCAAGCTTTCCCGATCCTGTTATAGTAGTCTTTCCCCTTCACAAAACCCGCCAAGTCATCGATTAACGCGCTCTTTATCTCTTCGTCCATAGCCAGAGTGTCGAATGTCATAGGGTGTTCAAGATTCATACCACCAGAACCCCAGTTTCTGTAATTTGAAAACAACTTTATAGCCCTGGATTCTTCTTTCGCGGCCTTTGATCTCTCCATAATGAAAGGCAAATACGATTTCAACACCTTTTCCTTGTGTTTCTTATGGAAACTCAGCTCATAAACTCTGAGTTCAGAACATAGAGCTGCAATCATATCTTTTATCTCTTCATTCTGGCTCCCTGAGTCGATTTTCCTACACTCCATTCTCCATGTCACCTTAATATCCTCAAAAACATCGACGATCTCTTCGTCATTGTCCATGGTAATAACAAGACCCTTGTCATTCTCCGTCTTGCCTAACCGGATACTCTTAGTCGAAGAGTTCACTATGGTTCCCAAATAGACTTCAACCGCCTCGAACACCAGGTTCGGGGATGGCCCTTGAAATTCATGGATGAGGATGGTGAATTGAGAAGAGAAACGATGAAAGAGATCGTAGAAACTTATGTAGCTTCGGAATTCCTTTGGGATGAAGTCATGGACGATGCTTCGAACGAGCATCGCTGTAGCAGCAACAGATGCAACAGTCGAAATGATGGCTTTCGCATTAGCCATATCTTCAGGAGACATTTTGTTTTCAAGCTTGAAGTACAAGATCTTCAGCTAAGGTATGTTAGAAGAACTTAGAATGGATTCTTTGTTTGAGAATGACTTGTCCAAAGAGTTCAAAGATATAATATTTATAGAGAGGAAACTTACTTCATAGTATAATGGCCTTTTCAATAAAGTTAGAATAAAAAATACATTTAAAGTAGACTTGGTAGTTTCTGGGAAACAATCATCCACCACCGGCCTAGAAATTTAACGGAAATAGCGTAATTAGCATCACGTCAGCTGCAAGGATCATCAATCACAGTCATCATTATATTATTAGTATAATATTAGTTTTGAACTTGACTGTTAAGTAATCCTTCAATGTGGACTATGTACATCTCAAGTTTTGTAAGATTCCTTtcttaaaaaattataaattaaatatTTGTATATAGAGTTAGTTTGGTAATTTTTTCTCTTAAATATCAAACCAAGCCTAACCAGTATGGAATGAGTAAAGAATTAAGTTACAAGTATCAAGTTATATGAAatgcattgttttttttttttttttttgatttcatTGATAACAATAAAAGACTTACTCTGAAGGGGTGCTAGTGCTTGACTAATAACATATCACAACCTGGTTGAAAACTACTCCGTATAAAACAAGTATGCGGTAATTTTGAAACTAGAATTGGCACAATATAGGAAATGGTTGCCCTTGCTCAATTTGACTCAGACGTAGATGCTGGGAATCAAGCATTATTCAATTGAAAGAGTTGGCTAAACAATCGAACCAGACACACAATGTGGAGACGTAACAGCCTATATTCCCATTATGATTTTCAATAATACTGATGGACAAATTTGTTTGGAAACAAATCTCTTTTATTGTGGAATTAGACATGTTATTAATGTCGGCTTATCTTTAATTTAATACTAAACTAAATCAAGTCAAAGAACATAATCATCCCTGATTTGGTTTTGGATTTAGTTCGATTTTTTTCGGATTTTCTTGAACAATCCTAATCaacatatcataatcatcattatattatattattagtaAGCTAGCAGGTTTTGAACTTCACATGCAAGTACCTTTTCCGTGTGGACGAAGTATATTTCAAGATTGGCCAGCAAAATGGGGCAAAAGGTTTCACGAACAGCCATATTTAATTGGTAATAAAGAACATCTGTCCTCATCTAAGACATTTTTATTTTTGATGACTCACCACCCACTAGTAATACAAGAAGATGAAATGAGTACTTGTCCTTAGCaaataaaatttcaatttttcgaCTCACCAGTGACAGAAGCAGACAACAATTGAGCTACAATTATTAAACAACAACTTACCACGTTATCTTTGGCAACGTTGTCTGTTTTTCCCTTTTTATAATCGTGGTATTCAGATTAATTTGCCTGCACATAACTTAATTCTGCCGAGTGTATCTGTTATCTCGCGTCAGCACATGCATCAAAGGCAGAtctaaaattatatatatttaatgaattttttaacataaatagacagagtttgaattaaaattaTTGAATTTGGGTGAACTCATAACTTATACACTAAGTCTGTCAAGACTTAGATAAATAAATGGAAAATATcacatagtattttttttttaatctccactaatatttaaAGCAGACACTGCGTGATTCTTAATCCACTCCATTTCAACGATCTTGTCTTTTCATCACTTTCGAATGAGGAGAATGTTTGGTACGACAAAATaatcttttataaaaaaaatgttttcctatAGTATTTTTCAATGTTGGGTTTGTGCGTGGAAAATGTTTCTCGGAAGAAATAtaagttaaaatatatatatatatatatataagttaaagaTTCATAAAGATATTAGTAAATCGGAGAGTATATTGATATAAATTTTGAGTACTaaagattaataataatatttaaaTATTAGTTGAAATAAATATCATGTGTCGTAAATAGTAATATGTTTGTCCATTTGGGACTTGGAGAGGAGTATACTTGGTCACAAAGTTTTGTGGATGATGCCACGTGAGCCTATTTGCTATCACTGTAGCAATATAACATTCTCAATTAATATTCTGATTGGTCAATAAAAAtcgattttaatgctattttttttttttgttttttttttttatgagtttaGCCAATTTATCACGAAAGGTAAAAGGGGATAAAGGAACCGTGTGTTAATTGTCCTGTAAATATAAATTGTCTTCCTCCATATGTAAAAAgggaataaataaatcaattaaatTTCGGGATGTTTCAGAATAACCTGGTTGAAGCTCAATGATCATACGTCTGTAATGCATTGTATGTCCCATAATAGGTCTCATTCTTCTACTCTTTCCCGGAAGTCTATAACTATTCATAGCTATTACCTTGACACCAAAGCAGAGTTCGACCCAATGCTTTATTTCTGTCCTAGTTGGTCTATCACTGTAGCAATATAACATTCTCAAGTAATATTCTGTTGATGGAGAGACCAACCAAAAATAGTAAAACGAGGTATAATATTGCTCTTTTCTCTCTCTGTCTGACTTTTACTACTTACATATATTAGTACTTATTTCCATTTTATAACAATATGGAATTAAAGTCTAGATTTTTGTAACTATAATGATTTTCACCCAGAAGTGTGAAAAGTCATTTTTCCCCATTTTAAAAATGTTTTCTGTCAACCAAATACCAGAGAAAAATAACTTCCAGTTGTACCAAACAGGCAAACACACCCTACAAGTTATTTTGAATTCTTACAATAGTCAGTAAACTTCACCAAAAACTAGGTAAACTGTAACCATATGGTACATCTCCAATAATTTTTTAAATGTGTATGAGATTCTTCCAAAAGATAAATAgacaacatgaaaaaaaaaaaaaaaaaaaacagtcaaCTTACGATCGTGAAACGTTGAAGGAAAAGCAATAGAGATGGTAGACCTCTCATAGACTCTTGATATATCACTGTTTGCTTTAGTTTCATACTCTCCTTATGATCGATCCACCATCTAACTTAAGATTAGTCAGTTCTATTTCGATCCACCATCTAACTTAAGATTAGTCAGTTCTATTTCTCGATGTGATAGGTATGGGATGTAACTTTGCAATAGAGTGTCACCTTTATGCGGTGGAAGTCATCGGTTCACGCTTGATTATCCCTAAACCCAATGCGAGTGTCTATAGTTGGATTTGCTCCCCTGTCGTCGTTCAATGAGAGGCTAGTGAGATTGACGTGAGGGGCTATATATTTCCCCGAGCAATCACCGGGAAAATATGAAGTGCATGATCAGTTTTAATGAAAGATACTCGAAAGCAGAACCAGAAATTAACCTCAAAAAAGAAGTCCATTTTTTTGGATGTTGGAAGCAAACAGATATTTCATTAAACCAGCAATGGGATTACAGTTCATGCTGGTACAATATTGCTCAAATGCAGTCTTATTTTCGAGGCCTAGCGACCAGCAACTCGATCAAACATGATCTCTATAGGGTGGAAAAAATACAACACCACCTcaaaaacataacagaaacacaACATGATGAACAATGCATCATCTTTCGTAAACCAGATTGATGCTTTTCAAGTATATAATTAGAAAAACACGACCGGGGTTCTTTGCATTAGCCCGTGTTCTGCAGTCCAGCAGCAACACCCTTCATGGTCAAAATGAGTGTGTCCTCCAAGCCAGGAGCATATTCACTTGTAGGGTTCAGAGTAATTAGTTCAGCAGCTGACTTCGATTCCATGTATTCCTTGGAAATATGAGGCCTCAGTGTGACATGGTAGCTTGGATCACGTATACGCTTTAGAGTGTAGGCTTGCAACACGTTCAAGGTCGTGATGTAGGAATCACGAAGCCTGAGTCGTTGTTTCAAGTAGGGGTCTCCCTCCAGAAGATCCTTGTGTCCAGCAATCTATTAAGAAAGAACAGTTGAAAATGTAACTTGAAGCAATGAGTTCTCAAGCAATCAAACATAAAAGGGTGTGATGTAgtattgctcggactcttcaaaaatgtcgggTGCATGTAGGATCCTCCATAAGTAGTGCATTTTTTAAGGATCCAACACGAGTGCAGCATGCATGTCagatccttcaaaagtagtgcATATTTTAAGGATCGACACGATTGCagcaacatttttggagagtatGAGCAACATAGAGACAGCCTACCCTAAGGCAAGTATCAGTAACCCGTGATCTATAGGTCACATGAAGGAAACCTTACCGTTGCACCAAGGCCCCCTTTCAAGCAACCAGACATAGCAAGTGATGATAGATACTTTTCAAGATTTGTGAAGAGTTACCTGGAGCAGCAGGCTTCTTGTCTCCTCATAGTTGGACCTCAAAAGCTCACCGAAGGACCACAAATCTTCTGAAACGAGAAGCTTGTCGTACAAAGCTGCAATTCCTGGGTCTCCCTTGGCGAACACCATCTCAACCAAGTCAATAGTGACTCTAAAGAACGGCCATCCATTGTACATCTCGTGAAACATGCGTAGGTTTTTGATATCCTTGTCAACAGCATACTTAAATGCTGCCCCAAAGCCAAGCCAGACAGGGAGATGAAACCTAGTCTGAGTCCAGGCAAAGATCCATGGAATAGCTCTGAGTGATTCTATTCCTCCACTGGG
Encoded here:
- the LOC132629050 gene encoding AAA-ATPase At3g50940-like, giving the protein MSPEDMANAKAIISTVASVAATAMLVRSIVHDFIPKEFRSYISFYDLFHRFSSQFTILIHEFQGPSPNLVFEAVEVYLGTIVNSSTKSIRLGKTENDKGLVITMDNDEEIVDVFEDIKVTWRMECRKIDSGSQNEEIKDMIAALCSELRVYELSFHKKHKEKVLKSYLPFIMERSKAAKEESRAIKLFSNYRNWGSGGMNLEHPMTFDTLAMDEEIKSALIDDLAGFVKGKDYYNRIGKAWKRGYLLYGPPGTGKSSLIGAMANHLNYDIYDLDLTEVRSNSNLRSLLLGMSGRSILVIEDIDCGIKLENREKDEEKENKHNRVTLSGILNFLDGIWSCCGEERIIVVTTNHIDKLDAALLRPGRMDMRIHMSYCKLSAFKQLVFNYLGIRQHEMFDQIGQLLEEVEVTPAEVAGELLKSKNPTISLQGLVEFLENKIAERERLKAETDLTAKNGVSEEEPKDATNPESMLDSSEDLTLLISR